From Anopheles funestus chromosome 3RL, idAnoFuneDA-416_04, whole genome shotgun sequence, a single genomic window includes:
- the LOC125769298 gene encoding serine protease 1-like, producing MRLLSVFSVLVVTIVALSQAAITRPEDINWAEVRPVQESPLFKANRASSFVDRFLANVEPVQPLPSPVRSGRINNGVIVGPTDIPYIVGVLVSVVHGTYFCGGVLVSATNVLTSATCVEGQSSITVLLGASDITRAQDFVLVSHVRVHPDFSSFFQANDLAILTLSREPRFSDQIQIARLPRRAQVGESFSNVWTTISGWGETASNTGEALPMQQLRSVRSQVISNFSCTISFPLYLRSSNVCTSSDGGAPCVGDEGGPVTVVEEDGQSTVIAIHSYTYSRGCTRSWPAVHTRVTDYLNWIEIYTGATIRA from the exons ATGAGGTTACTATCAGTGTTTAGCGTTTTGGTGGTGACGATCGTCGCATTGAGCCAGGCGGCGATTACACGCCCGGAAGATATCAACTGGGCCGAGGTACGTCCGGTACAGGAAAGTCCCCTGTTCAAGGCAAACCGTGCGTCCAGCTTTGTcgatcggtttttggctaacGTTGAACCGGTGCAACCGCTACCATCACCTGTACGAAGTGGCCGCATCAACAATGGCGTCATCGTAGGTCCAACCGATATTCCATACATTGTCGGTGTGCTGGTGTCGGTCGTACACGGAACATACTTCTGCGGTGGTGTACTGGTGTCGGCAACAAACGTCCTTACATCGGCCACTTGTGTAGAAGGACAATCTTCGATTACGGTACTGCTTGGTGCGAGTGACATTACGCGCGCTCAGGACTTCGTGCTCGTCAGTCACGTTCGGGTGCATCCTGATTTCAGCTCCTTTTTCCAAGCGAACGATCTGGCCATACTGACCCTTTCCCGGGAACCACGATTCAGCG ATCAAATACAAATAGCACGCCTTCCACGTCGTGCTCAGGTAGGTGAATCGTTCTCCAACGTTTGGACCACAATCAGTGGCTGGGGTGAAACGGCCTCTAACACCGGGGAAGCACTTCCGATGCAACAGCTCCGTTCCGTTCGATCGCAAGTCATTTCGAACTTTAGCTGCACGATCAGTTTTCCGCTTTATCTGCGCTCCTCCAACGTTTGCACCTCGTCGGATGGTGGCGCTCCTTGTGTG GGTGATGAAGGTGGCCCAGTAACAGTTGTTGAGGAAGATGGACAGTCCACAGTGATCGCAATCCATTCGTATACGTACTCCCGTGGATGCACTCGTAGTTGGCCAGCCGTACATACGCGTGTTACGGATTACCTTAACTGGATTGAAATCTACACTGGAGCCACCATTCGGGCGTAG
- the LOC125769308 gene encoding collagenase-like, producing MKSLFVFALLLVAVAAYAPRDKRVVGSDFATLGQFPYSVGLITRINILLTGQCAGSLVSANFILTAARCVSGIQSAVAVLGGLRINDASEAGTVRVTVTDFIIHPQYEAEPDIFDVALVRLPLPVPFSDRVRPVRLPNLRQVAATFVGQQATVTGWGRFGEGTANSEELRFGRAQVISTLACRISLPTNTIVDEHVCTDGANSSPCQGDVGAPLTIVDADGITTQIGVFSFISILGCESGRAAVHTRMSSYLTWIGQNSDVEIREDF from the exons ATGAAATCCCTGTTCGTGTTCGCCCTGCTGCTAGTCGCTGTGGCGGCTTATGCGCCCCGTGACAAGCGTGTGGTTGGCAGTGACTTTGCCACCCTCGGCCAGTTCCCTTACTCGGTCGGTTTGATCACGCGCATCAACATCTTGTTGACAGGACAGTGTGCTGGTTCGTTGGTGTCGGCTAATTTCATCCTTACTGCCGCTCGTTGTGTATCTGG AATTCAGAGTGCCGTTGCCGTGCTCGGTGGTTTGCGTATCAACGATGCTAGCGAAGCTGGTACGGTGCGCGTCACCGTGACCGACTTCATCATCCACCCACAGTACGAGGCCGAGCCGGACATCTTTGACGTTGCCTTGGTACGTCTGCCACTTCCGGTTCCGTTCAGCGATCGTGTCCGCCCGGTGCGTCTGCCGAATCTGCGTCAGGTTGCGGCAACGTTTGTCGGCCAACAGGCTACCGTTACTGGCTGGGGTCGCTTCGGCGAGGGTACCGCCAACTCGGAAGAGCTTCGTTTCGGACGTGCTCAGGTCATCTCGACGCTTGCCTGCCGCATCAGTCTGCCAACGAACACGATCGTCGACGAGCACGTGTGCACGGATGGTGCGAACAGTTCGCCATGCCAGGGTGATGTCGGTGCCCCGTTGACCATTGTCGATGCTGACGGTATCACCACGCAGATCGGTGTGTTCTCGTTCATTTCGATTCTGGGCTGTGAGTCGGGTCGTGCTGCTGTGCACACGCGCATGTCCTCCTATCTGACCTGGATCGGCCAGAACTCGGATGTCGAGATCCGTGAAGACTTCTAA
- the LOC125769301 gene encoding collagenase-like — MKTTLLLTVVILSTVHSIGVDPRKIDWTLVRTLHQTDAIRAKQGLPPLTDDEVRSARIADGQLATPTQVPWAVGVLISGSSSHSFCSGVLISRRHVLTAAVCISGSNTLTVLLGASDMTRVEEFIGVSNILSHPNYSSFFNRDDIAILTLSSEAPIRDTIRPIDLPRQSQVGNDFNSWAATTAGWGNSGRRENEPIPVQNLQFAIDAVTSNLRCGLSHTFIRSTHICTLTDNGGPCNGDEGGPVTVTESGRTFLVGIHSFHFSGLFGCDRGRPSVHTRITEYLGWIQQNSDAIVEP; from the exons ATGAAAACAACACTACTCCTTACCGTCGTCATTCTGTCCACGGTACATTCGATAGGTGTCGATCCACGGAAGATCGATTGGACGTTGGTACGCACTCTGCACCAAACTGATGCAATCCGCGCGAAGCAAGGACTTCCTCCACTAACGGACGATGAGGTTCGTTCGGCCCGGATTGCCGATGGTCAGCTTGCAACACCAACGCAGGTCCCTTGGGCAGTTGGTGTACTAATATCCGGTTCATCGTCACACAGCTTCTGCAGTGGTGTGCTGATCTCCCGGCGTCATGTCCTGACGGCCGCTGTGTGCATTTCTGG CTCCAACACACTAACCGTTCTGCTGGGTGCTTCCGATATGACGCGCGTCGAAGAATTTATCGGTGTGTCGAACATTCTGTCACATCCGAACTATAGTTCCTTCTTCAATCGGGACGACATTGCCATTCTGACGCTTTCTTCGGAAGCTCCAATCCGGGACACGATACGCCCGATCGATCTGCCCCGTCAGAGTCAGGTCGGTAATGATTTTAACAGTTGGGCTGCTACGACCGCAGGCTGGGGCAACTCGGGACGGCGTGAAAATGAACCTATTCCCGTCCAGAATCTACAGTTTGCAATCGATGCGGTAACGTCCAACTTGCGTTGTGGATTGTCCCACACATTTATTCGCAGTACGCACATCTGCACCCTGACAGACAATGGAGGACCTTGCAAT GGCGATGAAGGCGGACCGGTGACGGTTACCGAAAGTGGACGTACATTCCTCGTCGGTATTCACTCGTTCCACTTCTCCGGCCTGTTCGGATGTGATCGTGGACGTCCGTCAGTACACACGCGCATTACGGAGTATTTGGGCTGGATTCAGCAAAATTCGGATGCCATTGTTGAGCCGTAG
- the LOC125769302 gene encoding brachyurin-like, protein MKLFIVLVAALLGTVYSSPVDPRTIDWSLVRMLHQTDAVRAKQGLPRLTDDEVRSSRISDGQLATSTQFPWAVGVLISGSSAHSFCSGVLISPRFVLTAAVCISGSNTLTILLGASDMTRVEEFIGVSNILSHPNYSSFFNRDDIAILTLSSPAPIRDTIRPIDLPRWSDVGNSFNNWAATTAGWGNTGRRENEPIPIQDLHFVVDSVNSNFVCGLSHTFIRDTHICTSTDNGGPCNGDEGGPVTVTESGRTFLVGIHSFHFSGLFGCDRGRSAVHTRITEYLGWIQDNTDVTIQ, encoded by the exons ATGAAGTTGTTCATTGTGCTAGTTGCCGCCCTACTGGGGACGGTGTATTCCTCGCCGGTAGATCCGCGTACGATCGACTGGTCGTTGGTACGTATGCTCCATCAAACTGATGCCGTTCGTGCGAAGCAAGGACTCCCGCGTCTTACCGATGATGAGGTACGTTCGTCGAGAATATCCGACGGACAGTTGGCAACTTCCACCCAGTTCCCGTGGGCGGTAGGTGTGCTCATTTCCGGTTCCTCCGCGCACAGCTTCTGCAGTGGTGTGCTGATTTCGCCTCGCTTCGTCCTTACTGCTGCCGTGTGCATTTCTGG TTCCAACACGCTGACCATCCTACTGGGTGCTTCGGACATGACGCGCGTTGAAGAATTTATCGGTGTGTCGAACATCTTGTCACATCCGAACTACAGCTCCTTCTTCAACCGGGACGACATTGCCATTCTGACGCTTTCGAGCCCAGCACCGATCCGGGATACGATTCGTCCGATCGATCTGCCACGCTGGAGTGATGTCGGCAATAGCTTCAACAACTGGGCTGCCACAACCGCTGGCTGGGGTAACACGGGACGGCGTGAAAATGAACCCATTCCCATCCAGGACCTACACTTCGTAGTGGACTCGGTCAATTCCAACTTCGTCTGTGGTCTTTCGCATACTTTCATCCGTGATACACACATCTGTACCTCCACCGATAACGGAGGACCGTGCAAC GGTGATGAAGGAGGTCCTGTTACCGTTACGGAAAGTGGCCGTACATTCCTCGTCGGTATTCACTCGTTCCACTTTTCCGGCCTGTTCGGGTGCGATCGTGGACGATCGGCAGTGCACACGCGCATCACGGAATATCTGGGCTGGATCCAGGATAATACGGATGTTACCATTCAGTAA
- the LOC125769303 gene encoding collagenase-like: MAKYCALVLLATVLAVASGEIRSAQDVDWSQVRRFYDPKADVPVRRINNGQIASPTDVPWAVGLLVSLTSGTSFCGGALISPTHVLTAASCVNGQSSITAMLGASTIAMTSDFVPVSHIRVHPDYSSFLDRDDIAILTLARQPRWNDQIQIINLPRRMYIGHSFNNYITTISGWGETGTNTGEPLPMPNLRFIRSPVITNLSCELSFLLNNIRSTHICSATDGGAPCVGDQGAPVTVTENGETFLIGIHVFTASRCERGRPAVHVRLTEYMNWLELNTDALIRP, translated from the exons ATGGCAAAGTATTGCGCATTAGTGTTGCTGGCGACGGTTCTGGCTGTGGCATCGGGTGAGATCCGATCGGCGCAGGATGTTGACTGGAGCCAGGTTCGTCGTTTCTACGATCCAAAGGCGGACGTACCGGTTCGTCGCATCAACAACGGTCAGATCGCAAGTCCTACCGATGTACCGTGGGCGGTCGGATTGCTTGTGTCGCTTACGTCCGGAACGAGTTTCTGCGGCGGTGCATTGATTTCTCCGACCCACGTCTTGACGGCAGCATCCTGTGTGAATGGCCAGTCATCCATTACGGCGATGTTGGGTGCAAGCACCATTGCTATGACGTCGGACTTTGTGCCTGTGTCTCATATACGAGTGCATCCCGATTACAGCTCGTTCCTGGATCGGGACGATATCGCCATCCTGACGTTGGCCCGTCAACCACGCTGGAATG ACCAAATCCAAATTATAAACCTACCGCGTCGCATGTACATTGGCCACTCGTTCAACAACTACATCACGACGATCTCGGGGTGGGGTGAAACTGGTACGAACACGGGCGAACCACTGCCGATGCCGAATCTTCGCTTCATTCGCAGCCCTGTCATCACCAACCTGAGCTGCGAGTTGTCCTTCCTGCTGAATAACATCCGCAGTACGCACATCTGTTCCGCGACCGATGGCGGAGCACCGTGCGTTGGTGATCAGGGTGCACCGGTGACGGTCACAGAGAACGGCGAAACTTTCCTGATCGGTATACACGTGTTTACTGCATCGCGCTGTGAACGTGGCCGTCCGGCCGTGCACGTACGTCTCACGGAGTACATGAACTGGCTCGAGCTGAACACTGACGCTCTGATCCGACCGTAA
- the LOC125772375 gene encoding transmembrane protease serine 9-like gives MMRKLSVILLLVAAICWTSVVSSPVVSADASKGRVVGGDLASVGQFPYSVGLITHSTSIFTGRCAASLISANYILTAASCVQSATSAFAYIGGLRIDDQSEAGRVRLLVERFILHSSFVEGGENFDVALAQLPQSVAFNDRIRPIRLPNRRQVQATFAGQQGTVFGWGRFGSGISNSAELRFGRAEVITNLACRVNLPTNTISDAHMCTDGTLTSPCAGDNGAPLTIMDADGITTQVGVFSFNSVLGCEAGRAAVYTRLSAYLDWIGSNSDVIIRDDYDAAVKTWVGEINAPPQKLVPDVSDTSNPTAHGTSSHPNQIMHTLQVIALIVCFGAVIEAARVITGPDDIDWSTVRSIREKPTYPRSGSIELATQLNRSERILNGVTVARGDIPYAAAILISEEFATYFCGGALISDHFVLTAASCVDGDRDLSITVLLDAAQINTAGEFIAVSEIIVHPSPSDNDIALLRLNRAVRLNDNIRPVTLPNRRQRTMTFVNQLASVSGWGRTASNTNEALPLNNLRLVRNHVMSNFNCGVSFPFQISDQHICITGDSGSACAGDEGGPLTTVDVVTGRTFLIGLYSFTSFLGCGMGRPTVHTRITEYLDWIEANSDVIILDNWDTRVV, from the exons ATGATGCGGAAGCTCTCTGTTATATTGCTGCTGGTCGCAGCCATCTGCTGGACAAGTGTGGTCAGCAGTCCGGTTGTGTCCGCCGATGCATCCAAGGGTCGTGTAGTTGGTGGCGATCTAGCGTCCGTTGGACAGTTTCCGTACTCCGTTGGTTTGATAACGCATTCGACTTCCATCTTTACGGGACGTTGTGCAGCATCTTTGATATCGGCCAACTACATCCTGACGGCAGCAAGCTGCGTCCAAAG CGCTACATCTGCCTTTGCATACATTGGAGGACTTCGGATCGACGATCAATCAGAAGCGGGTCGGGTGCGTCTGCTAGTGGAACGTTTCATTCTTCATTCGAGCTTTGTTGAGGGTGGTGAAAATTTCGACGTTGCCCTTGCTCAGCTTCCACAAAGTGTCGCCTTCAACGATCGCATCCGTCCGATCCGGTTGCCAAACCGTCGCCAGGTACAGGCAACGTTTGCCGGACAGCAGGGCACGGTGTTTGGATGGGGTCGGTTCGGTTCAGGCATCAGCAATTCGGCCGAGTTGCGTTTCGGCCGGGCAGAGGTCATAACCAATTTGGCCTGTCGGGTTAATCTGCCAACGAACACTATATCCGATGCGCACATGTGCACGGACGGTACGCTTACTTCGCCGTGTGCTGGAGACAACGGTGCACCACTTACGATCATGGATGCGGACGGTATCACCACGCAGGTCGGTGTGTTCTCGTTTAACTCGGTGTTGGGCTGTGAGGCAGGCCGCGCCGCTGTGTATACGCGCCTTTCGGCCTACCTTGACTGGATCGGTTCGAATTCGGATGTGATTATTCGGGATGACTAC GATGCTGCCGTCAAGACGTGGGTCGGAGAAATCAATGCACCGCCGCAGAAACTCGTTCCGGACGTAAGCGACACAAGCAATCCGACCGCCCACGGTACATCG AGTCACCCCAACCAAATCATGCACACACTGCAGGTGATCGCTTTAATTGTGTGCTTCGGCGCTGTAATAGAAGCGGCAAGAGTAATCACTGGCCCGGATGATATCGATTGGTCCACGGTACGATCGATAAGAGAGAAACCAACTTACCCTCGATCGGGATCGATCGAGCTAGCAACGCAGTTGAATCGTTCCGAACGTATCCTGAACGGTGTTACGGTAGCACGCGGAGACATTCCGTATGCGGCAGCCATTTTAATCAGTGAAGAATTTGCGACTTACTTTTGCGGTGGTGCACTAATATCGGACCACTTCGTACTGACAGCTGCGTCGTGTGTCGATGG TGATCGTGATCTCTCGATAACGGTTCTGCTAGATGCAGCACAAATAAATACAGCGGGCGAATTTATTGCCGTATCGGAGATTATAGTACATCCGTCACCGAGTGACAATGATATTGCGTTGCTACGTCTAAATCGTGCCGTTCGACTCAATG ATAACATTCGTCCTGTCACGCTACCGAACCGTAGACAGCGCACCATGACATTCGTCAATCAGCTGGCATCGGTCTCCGGTTGGGGTCGTACGGCTTCCAACACCAACGAAGCGTTACCACTCAACAATCTGCGATTGGTGCGTAACCACGTGATGAGCAATTTCAACTGTGGCGTATCCTTTCCGTTCCAAATCTCCGACCAACACATCTGCATAACGGGTGACAGTGGTAGTGCGTGTGCCGGTGACGAAGGTGGACCACTAACGACGGTGGATGTCGTGACGGGACGCACGTTCCTGATAGGATTGTACTCGTTCACATCGTTCCTGGGTTGTGGTATGGGTCGCCCGACAGTTCATACCCGCATCACGGAGTATCTGGATTGGATTGAAGCGAACTCGGACGTGATCATACTGGACAACTGGGACACAAGAGTGGTATGA
- the LOC125769315 gene encoding brachyurin-like, producing the protein MAGSSTDRTIGFILAGVVCCCLISPITGNPLLDVPDRRINNGVEAGPTDVPFAAGILVTFPSQTYFCGGTLISLRHILTSANCVDGYRTITVMLGAHDMTMVQDFITVSSVVVHPNFSSFFVSNDLAILTLSRPAQLSERVQIAQLPSRLYIGHSFNNYETTVAGWGRTGSNTGEIVPVRRLLYFRARVITNTSCLVSFPLYLSSTNICTSTGTGAACVGDEGGPVTVTENGQTILIGVHSFGFSMGCERSWPSVHTRITEYLTWIENNSDAVVM; encoded by the exons ATGGCAGGATCATCGACAGATCGTACGATTGGATTCATTCTAGCTGGTGtcgtgtgttgctgtttgATATCTCCAATCACCGGTAATCCACTGCTGGACGTACCAGACAGACGGATCAACAATGGGGTAGAAGCGGGTCCCACCGATGTACCATTCGCGGCAGGTATTCTCGTAACCTTTCCTTCCCAAACTTACTTCTGCGGAGGTACACTGATCTCTCTGCGCCACATCCTGACCTCTGCCAACTGTGTGGATGG CTATCGTACCATCACTGTCATGCTCGGTGCCCACGATATGACTATGGTGCAGGATTTCATTACCGTCTCGTCCGTCGTGGTTCATCCGAACTTTAGCTCGTTCTTCGTCTCGAACGATTTAGCCATCCTGACGCTCTCGCGTCCAGCACAGCTCAGTGAACGAGTTCAGATCGCTCAACTTCCCAGCCGTCTGTACATTGGGCATTCGTTTAATAACTACGAAACAACCGTTGCCGGCTGGGGACGGACAGGATCCAATACGGGCGAAATCGTTccggttcgtcgcctgctgtaTTTCCGGGCACGGGTCATCACCAACACAAGCTGTCTGGTTAGCTTCCCACTGTATCTTAGCTCCACCAACATCTGTACATCGACCGGAACCGGTGCCGCCTGTGTTGGAGATGAAGGTGGTCCAGTAACGGTGACCGAGAACGGGCAGACCATTCTGATTGGTGTGCATTCGTTCGGATTTTCGATGGGTTGCGAACGTAGCTGGCCATCGGTACATACGCGCATCACAGAGTATCTCACGTGGATAGAAAACAATTCAGATGCTGTCGTTATGTGA
- the LOC125769305 gene encoding brachyurin-like codes for MKLSGVSLWVALVCCTVGLTLAIDLRDPSTRISDGQVADPTQFPFVAGILISGTSERSFCAGALISRRFVLTAAACVVGSNTFTVLLGATDMTRIEQIIPVLNIPSHIIVHPGYSSLLNRDDIALLQLSHEANLTPNVQVANLPRRYHTAFTFNDWAATVAGWGNTGNRDNEPIPLQQLLFAAGSVVSNFVCGISHSFIRDGNICSSTDNGGPCNGDEGGPVWVTEGGETFIIGIHSFHYDGLFGCDRGRSSVHTRITEYLDWIETNSDAVIRP; via the exons ATGAAGCTCTCTGGTGTGAGTTTGTGGGTTGCTTTGGTGTGCTGCACGGTTGGACTTACTTTAGCGATCGATTTACGCGATCCTTCGACACGCATTAGCGATGGACAGGTGGCAGATCCGACCCAGTTCCCATTCGTTGCGGGAATTCTTATATCCGGCACCTCGGAACGATCGTTCTGTGCTGGAGCACTGATTTCTCGCCGTTTCGTGCTAACGGCAGCTGCCTGTGTTGTTGG TTCCAACACGTTCACAGTACTGCTAGGAGCAACCGATATGACGCGCATTGAACAGATCATCCCAGTGCTCAACATTCCTTCGCACATAATCGTCCATCCGGGGTATAGTTCGCTGCTAAACAGGGACGACATTGCCCTGCTGCAGTTGTCCCATGAAGCTAATCTTACACCGAATGTTCAGGTGGCTAATTTACCGCGCCGCTACCATACCGCTTTCACGTTTAACGATTGGGCAGCAACGGTAGCCGGCTGGGGTAATACCGGTAACCGGGATAATGAACCTATTCCGCTGCAGCAGCTGCTATTCGCTGCCGGATCGGTAGTGTCCAACTTTGTTTGTGGAATTTCACACAGCTTCATCCGTGACGGAAATATCTGCAGCTCCACCGACAATGGAGGGCCGTGCAAT GGAGACGAAGGTGGACCGGTTTGGGTGACAGAGGGTGGTGAAACGTTCATCATCGGTATCCATTCGTTCCACTACGATGGACTGTTCGGATGCGATCGGGGCCGATCTTCGGTACATACGCGCATTACAGAATATCTTGATTGGATCGAGACCAACAGTGATGCAGTGATTAGACCATAA